In Pigmentibacter ruber, a genomic segment contains:
- a CDS encoding methyl-accepting chemotaxis protein, with translation MLKKLSIKQKMVFWNILIVIIFTITLVYLGNESIERMMEEKRTQIRNLTDSAANLIYKYVDLTKEGKISKEEAVNAIKIALNAARYDGDNYFFVGDEERRQIINPKRPKDDGVVQNSTQYKMFVEILQSKKQGEFLSYFTTKPGSEGDFPKLTYLRTIPEWNWYVGTGIYIDDVDRQKRKNFIVEGSICIILAVLLTGGGLILANFISIPLTKLTSMLNQSSNDMEQKSQYLTLMSENVGKSSKAQANSIQETAAAIEEVTSMIARTSTLTHNSEELSKTISQQTEEGNQAVNDMVSSMAAIQEASQKLSEIEEIIIQIENKAMVINDIVSKTELLSLNASIESARAGEYGKGFAVVAEEVGNLAKTSGKSSNEIRELLDKSRVNVKNILELTVSRVAEGQNRTQVVSSIFNKIIHDVNEIQTQMTQITEATKEQEIGVKHISEAMSKIDQSAIKNQESADKSIEASKSILILSEDLKDITKKTKNIVFGEKIA, from the coding sequence ATGCTGAAAAAATTGAGCATTAAGCAAAAAATGGTGTTTTGGAATATCTTAATTGTAATTATTTTTACCATCACTCTGGTTTATTTAGGCAATGAATCAATAGAAAGAATGATGGAAGAAAAAAGGACTCAAATTAGAAATCTAACAGATTCTGCAGCAAACCTTATTTACAAATATGTAGACCTAACAAAAGAAGGTAAAATATCGAAAGAAGAAGCTGTAAATGCAATAAAAATTGCATTAAATGCTGCAAGATATGATGGAGATAACTATTTTTTTGTTGGAGACGAAGAAAGAAGACAAATCATAAACCCTAAACGTCCCAAAGATGATGGAGTCGTTCAAAACTCTACACAATATAAAATGTTTGTTGAAATTCTCCAAAGCAAAAAACAGGGGGAATTCTTAAGTTACTTTACAACTAAACCTGGTTCAGAGGGTGATTTTCCTAAATTAACTTACTTGCGTACAATACCTGAATGGAACTGGTATGTTGGTACTGGCATATATATAGACGATGTAGATAGGCAAAAAAGAAAGAATTTCATTGTTGAAGGATCTATCTGCATTATATTAGCCGTTCTTTTAACAGGGGGAGGACTAATTTTAGCAAATTTTATCTCTATTCCACTCACTAAACTCACAAGTATGTTAAATCAATCGTCTAATGACATGGAACAAAAATCACAATATTTAACTTTAATGAGTGAAAATGTTGGAAAATCTTCAAAAGCACAAGCAAATTCTATCCAAGAAACCGCTGCAGCTATAGAAGAGGTAACAAGTATGATTGCTAGAACTTCAACACTTACACATAATTCAGAAGAATTATCTAAAACCATTAGTCAACAAACAGAAGAAGGCAACCAAGCTGTAAATGATATGGTTTCTTCTATGGCCGCCATTCAAGAGGCAAGTCAAAAACTTTCAGAAATTGAAGAGATCATTATTCAAATTGAAAATAAAGCAATGGTTATTAATGATATTGTTTCAAAAACTGAACTTTTATCGCTCAATGCTTCTATAGAATCAGCAAGAGCTGGTGAATACGGAAAAGGTTTTGCCGTTGTTGCTGAAGAAGTAGGGAACTTAGCAAAAACAAGTGGCAAGTCATCAAATGAAATAAGGGAACTCCTAGACAAAAGCAGAGTTAATGTAAAAAATATTCTTGAATTAACTGTAAGCCGTGTTGCAGAAGGGCAAAATAGAACACAAGTAGTATCAAGCATTTTTAACAAAATAATTCATGATGTAAATGAAATTCAGACTCAAATGACACAAATCACTGAAGCCACAAAGGAACAAGAAATTGGTGTGAAACATATTTCTGAAGCCATGTCTAAAATTGATCAATCCGCAATTAAAAACCAAGAAAGCGCTGATAAATCTATTGAGGCTTCTAAAAGCATTCTTATCTTAAGTGAAGATTTAAAAGATATCACTAAAAAGACTAAAAATATCGTATTTGGAGAAAAAATTGCTTAA
- a CDS encoding bifunctional 2',3'-cyclic-nucleotide 2'-phosphodiesterase/3'-nucleotidase: MTSSNCYQLAILETSDLHCSILPYDYYSDKKSDFFGLAKTASLIKKYRKLFPHSLLVDNGDLIQGNALSDYLKQFKIINEKTIHPIIEVMNFLEYDIATLGNHDFNYGIEFLKKVTNQAKFPYINSNIFLKNSKNKDLKGDPLYPKSLIIEKNFNVNDKINIGFLGTAPPQILIWDKHILENKIVIDDIVDAATKTAKELKKAGADIVIALAHSGILPVKYIKNSENAVYKLSKIKEIDAIFSGHAHNIFPGGKVYDQKEKFKIDNLTGKINNKPVVMPGALGSHLGVIIFKLEKFKKGWKIKETFTELPSVRSVEEDSKIVSLVANHHVKVLDYIRAKVGKTQLHFHSWFSTLESSYASQFIQKIAQEYVKNKLAETKWKDLPVICSFAPLNTGSHGSAYINISKGDLAIKDICNLYPYDNEVKVLLINKSQLKDWLEFSCQSFQQIKNNDADEINIINPLFPSFNFDCIYGLTYEIDVSQPIGNRIVNLKYQDKEIKKLQKFAIVTNNYRAAGGGNFPNVTKLKIIYDTTELYRDIIIKKVKDIKEINFQLEKNWKIKQLNTNLKQKIIFESSLDSIPFHPKYLTPYTKDLTNKRVKYLVDMTKI, from the coding sequence ATGACCTCATCCAATTGTTATCAATTGGCCATTTTAGAGACATCAGACTTACACTGTAGTATTCTTCCATATGATTATTATAGTGACAAAAAGTCTGATTTTTTTGGTCTTGCTAAAACTGCAAGCCTGATAAAAAAATACCGTAAACTTTTCCCGCATTCATTGCTTGTTGATAACGGTGATCTCATCCAAGGGAATGCCTTATCAGATTATTTAAAGCAGTTTAAGATAATAAATGAAAAAACAATTCATCCCATCATAGAGGTTATGAATTTTCTAGAGTATGACATTGCAACTTTAGGAAATCATGATTTTAATTATGGAATTGAATTTTTAAAAAAAGTAACAAATCAAGCTAAATTTCCTTATATTAATTCAAATATATTTTTAAAAAACTCTAAAAATAAAGATTTAAAAGGAGATCCCCTTTATCCAAAATCTTTAATTATTGAAAAAAATTTTAATGTAAATGACAAAATTAATATTGGTTTTTTAGGAACAGCACCTCCACAAATATTAATTTGGGATAAGCATATTTTAGAAAATAAAATTGTTATAGATGATATAGTAGATGCAGCCACTAAAACAGCTAAAGAATTAAAAAAAGCCGGTGCAGATATTGTTATTGCTTTAGCACATAGTGGTATATTACCTGTTAAGTATATTAAAAATTCTGAAAATGCTGTTTATAAATTAAGTAAAATTAAAGAAATTGATGCTATTTTTTCTGGACATGCCCATAACATTTTTCCTGGAGGAAAGGTTTATGATCAAAAAGAAAAATTTAAAATTGATAATCTAACAGGAAAAATTAATAACAAACCTGTTGTCATGCCTGGTGCTTTAGGAAGTCATTTAGGTGTTATCATCTTTAAACTTGAAAAGTTTAAAAAAGGATGGAAAATTAAAGAAACTTTTACTGAACTTCCAAGTGTAAGAAGTGTCGAGGAAGACTCAAAAATTGTTTCTTTAGTGGCAAATCATCATGTAAAAGTATTAGATTATATTCGTGCTAAAGTTGGAAAAACTCAACTACATTTTCATTCCTGGTTTTCTACTCTTGAATCTTCTTATGCATCTCAATTTATTCAAAAAATTGCACAAGAATACGTAAAAAATAAATTAGCAGAAACAAAATGGAAGGATCTTCCTGTTATTTGTTCTTTTGCACCTTTAAATACAGGCTCACATGGTTCAGCTTATATTAATATTTCAAAAGGCGATTTAGCTATAAAAGATATCTGCAATTTATACCCTTATGATAACGAAGTTAAAGTTTTATTAATTAATAAAAGTCAATTAAAAGACTGGTTAGAATTTAGTTGTCAATCTTTTCAACAAATCAAAAATAATGATGCAGATGAAATAAATATTATAAATCCTTTATTTCCAAGTTTTAATTTTGATTGCATTTATGGATTAACTTATGAAATAGATGTATCCCAGCCTATTGGAAATAGGATTGTAAATTTAAAATATCAAGATAAAGAAATTAAAAAATTACAAAAGTTTGCTATAGTAACAAATAACTATCGTGCGGCTGGTGGTGGTAATTTTCCAAATGTTACAAAACTCAAAATAATTTATGATACTACTGAATTATACCGTGACATAATAATAAAAAAAGTAAAAGATATAAAAGAAATCAATTTTCAGTTAGAAAAAAACTGGAAGATTAAGCAATTAAACACTAATTTAAAACAAAAGATTATATTTGAAAGTTCGTTAGACTCTATCCCATTTCACCCAAAATATCTTACCCCATATACTAAAGATTTAACTAATAAAAGAGTGAAATATCTTGTCGATATGACAAAAATTTGA
- the infC gene encoding translation initiation factor IF-3, protein MDVITQEQLSSINKTTFIKENAHYMRPMGNQQSRTPTQDGPRINDRIKAPEVRLISDTGEQVGVLPIREALSRAEELGLDLVEVSPDAKPPVCRLIDYGKFKYQQSKKAQEAKKKQVVIEVKEINLTPNTERHDIETKQNHIKRWIAEKARVRVGVKFRGREMSHVDLGYKALQELMAGLEDIVVQESAPRLEGRRLVVTLLPKSEKV, encoded by the coding sequence TTGGATGTTATAACCCAAGAACAGTTGTCTTCAATCAATAAAACAACCTTCATTAAGGAGAATGCACACTATATGCGTCCAATGGGAAACCAACAATCTCGTACCCCCACCCAAGATGGCCCTAGAATCAATGACAGAATTAAAGCACCAGAAGTTCGCCTTATTTCCGATACTGGAGAGCAAGTAGGCGTATTACCCATCCGTGAAGCTCTTTCAAGAGCGGAAGAGTTAGGGCTAGACTTAGTTGAAGTTTCACCTGACGCAAAACCACCTGTGTGCCGCTTAATTGACTATGGTAAGTTTAAATATCAGCAGAGCAAGAAAGCTCAAGAAGCAAAGAAAAAACAAGTAGTTATAGAAGTTAAAGAAATAAATTTGACTCCTAATACAGAAAGACATGATATAGAAACAAAGCAAAATCACATTAAGAGATGGATTGCCGAAAAAGCTCGTGTCCGTGTTGGGGTAAAATTTAGAGGGCGTGAAATGTCTCACGTAGATCTAGGTTATAAAGCTCTTCAAGAACTTATGGCCGGTTTAGAAGATATTGTTGTACAGGAATCAGCACCACGTTTGGAAGGCCGTAGACTTGTTGTAACACTTCTACCAAAAAGCGAAAAGGTATGA
- a CDS encoding L-tyrosine/L-tryptophan isonitrile synthase family protein — protein MKNEDDKYFSIDCFICENILEKIYSIRKIPYKLTNTYENKLLLKKCMDFHLDKIKKFVQKSLPIEMIIPAFPVKSPNPNKTISCFPDYAEVLALKKLQHLCNSIKEIYPPGAIITICSDARVFCDIIPFIEDNISNYSSEIIKIIQTENLNNLSIFKLDNLFSHIDYAKMKSNFVKEFPDNVESLKRKRFYSPDFFVMFSGLNKFIYEDLVYIYQDKSKPWIRNEAKNLTFQIIQRSNTWSKLIEKNFPQALRLSIHPQSAIAKKIGVNLVDADDLWRTPWHSVCCWKDNQFFLTSKEHALALGAHLEKAEEKYPYYKL, from the coding sequence ATGAAAAATGAGGATGATAAGTATTTTTCAATTGACTGTTTTATTTGTGAAAATATTTTAGAAAAGATTTACTCCATTAGAAAAATACCTTATAAATTAACTAATACATATGAAAACAAACTACTTTTAAAAAAATGCATGGATTTTCATTTAGATAAAATAAAAAAATTTGTGCAAAAATCTTTACCAATAGAAATGATTATACCAGCATTTCCAGTAAAATCTCCAAACCCTAATAAAACAATATCTTGTTTTCCAGATTATGCTGAAGTTCTAGCCTTAAAAAAACTTCAACATCTATGCAATAGCATCAAGGAAATATATCCACCTGGTGCAATAATTACAATTTGTTCTGATGCAAGAGTTTTTTGCGATATTATTCCCTTTATTGAAGATAATATTTCTAATTATTCATCTGAAATAATTAAAATTATTCAAACTGAAAACTTAAATAATTTATCAATTTTTAAATTGGATAATTTATTTTCACATATTGATTATGCAAAAATGAAAAGTAATTTTGTCAAAGAATTTCCTGATAATGTTGAGTCACTCAAAAGGAAAAGATTTTATTCACCAGATTTTTTTGTAATGTTTAGTGGATTAAATAAATTTATATATGAGGATTTAGTTTATATTTATCAAGATAAGTCTAAACCTTGGATTAGAAATGAGGCAAAAAATTTAACCTTTCAAATCATTCAAAGAAGTAACACTTGGAGTAAGTTAATTGAAAAAAACTTTCCACAGGCTTTAAGGCTTTCTATCCACCCTCAGTCTGCAATTGCAAAAAAAATTGGGGTCAACCTAGTTGATGCAGACGATCTTTGGAGGACGCCTTGGCACTCTGTATGCTGCTGGAAAGATAATCAATTTTTTCTGACTTCAAAAGAGCATGCTCTGGCTCTTGGTGCCCATTTGGAAAAAGCTGAAGAAAAGTACCCTTATTATAAGTTGTGA
- a CDS encoding LysR family transcriptional regulator, giving the protein MLPNSNDLEYFLEVTKTLNISKASERMGVAQPTITQSIHKLESLLGAQLLIRTRTGVHLTKIGQKMSNQVAFIYEYWNSMRREVQHDLYELHGKYTIGVHPAVGYYTLPIFFKEIFSKAPNIEIDLIHDCSRNIIEEILNFKIDFGFVVNPIKHPNLILKKICDDSVCIFEAKNSRYSDILFGNLDLLQTHWIIKQLKRSNFKYKHFVSTPDLFIIHKMVISGAGYGILPSLVVKSQNSSNLTLVNTSLPQYKDQIFLAYRRETLTSNSAKLIAEICKNIAISNP; this is encoded by the coding sequence ATGCTTCCTAATTCTAATGATCTTGAATACTTTCTTGAAGTAACAAAAACTTTAAATATTTCAAAAGCAAGTGAGCGAATGGGTGTTGCTCAACCAACAATCACGCAATCTATCCATAAATTGGAGTCTTTGTTGGGAGCACAGCTTCTAATCAGAACTAGAACAGGAGTACATTTAACAAAAATTGGGCAAAAAATGTCTAATCAAGTAGCTTTCATTTATGAATATTGGAATTCAATGCGTCGAGAAGTTCAGCATGATTTATATGAATTGCATGGTAAATATACAATAGGTGTTCATCCTGCAGTCGGTTATTATACTCTTCCAATTTTTTTCAAAGAAATATTTTCAAAAGCTCCAAATATTGAAATTGACCTAATCCATGATTGTTCACGAAATATTATTGAAGAGATCTTAAATTTTAAAATTGATTTTGGTTTTGTTGTAAATCCTATTAAGCATCCAAATTTAATTTTAAAAAAAATTTGTGATGATAGCGTTTGTATATTTGAAGCTAAAAATAGCAGATATAGTGATATTTTATTTGGAAACTTAGACTTACTACAAACACATTGGATAATTAAACAATTAAAAAGAAGTAATTTTAAATATAAGCATTTTGTATCCACACCTGATTTATTTATCATTCATAAAATGGTTATAAGTGGCGCTGGTTACGGTATATTACCTTCGTTAGTTGTCAAATCACAAAATAGTAGTAATTTGACGCTTGTTAACACAAGTTTGCCGCAATATAAAGACCAAATTTTCCTTGCATATAGGAGAGAAACTTTAACATCTAACTCAGCTAAATTAATAGCTGAAATATGCAAAAATATAGCAATTTCTAATCCATAA
- a CDS encoding STAS domain-containing protein — protein MEYSIVQNDDGKSVSLVGVINEDSEIAFKNLVSELKEAKNIIFNFAQVKSINSLGVRAWVSFLRTLEEGRKISFTECTTDIIMQINMIPSFLGKATVSSFYVNYICEICNKEDKKLFETASLPPKTYPPAPKCDNDDCAMQTEELEDEYFVFLMR, from the coding sequence GTGGAATACTCCATCGTACAGAATGATGATGGAAAAAGCGTAAGCCTTGTTGGAGTTATTAATGAAGACTCTGAAATAGCTTTTAAAAATTTAGTTTCCGAATTAAAAGAGGCTAAAAACATCATTTTTAACTTTGCACAGGTAAAAAGTATTAACTCTCTTGGGGTTAGGGCTTGGGTAAGTTTTTTGCGTACCTTAGAAGAGGGAAGAAAAATATCATTTACTGAATGTACTACAGACATCATTATGCAAATTAACATGATTCCTAGTTTTCTTGGGAAAGCTACAGTTTCTAGCTTTTATGTCAATTATATCTGTGAAATATGCAACAAAGAGGACAAAAAACTTTTTGAAACAGCCTCATTGCCGCCAAAAACTTATCCACCAGCTCCAAAGTGTGACAATGATGACTGCGCCATGCAGACTGAAGAATTAGAAGATGAATATTTTGTATTTTTAATGCGTTGA
- a CDS encoding sensor domain-containing diguanylate cyclase: protein MVENQSVLDSRLIEKFEAHRDFTRVFLDAFVLINKEQKVLKFNAAFCQIIELRSIDIRRIDNLKEMLSTTIPGSEKSAIEQILESNAPTRIDEVPAINLSKRKNLTLIISSYPYYENDGKMLGACLLLRDVTAETNLQSKYKDKTIQSITDPLTGLYTRRYFEEQIDKEIERCKSNNIIPKLSVIMFDLDKFKSVNDTYGHQAGDFVLAETARILKTQSRRSDVLGRYGGEELLVLIFDTSERGAAVAAEKFRQAIQNNEYVFNGTRIPVTTSVGVTLIKGVDDTKENAVKRADECLYQAKESGRNVVIVDFGQGRIPAQTFLGTNPEV, encoded by the coding sequence ATGGTGGAAAATCAAAGCGTTCTCGACTCAAGATTGATTGAAAAGTTTGAAGCGCATAGAGATTTTACTAGAGTCTTTCTAGATGCTTTTGTTCTTATCAACAAAGAACAAAAAGTATTGAAATTCAATGCTGCGTTTTGTCAAATAATAGAATTGCGGTCGATAGATATTCGTAGAATTGATAATTTAAAAGAAATGCTTTCTACTACTATTCCAGGAAGTGAAAAAAGTGCTATTGAACAAATTTTAGAATCAAATGCCCCAACAAGAATAGATGAAGTTCCAGCAATTAATTTATCAAAAAGAAAAAACTTAACTCTTATTATAAGCAGTTATCCATACTATGAAAATGATGGAAAAATGCTTGGTGCATGTCTCTTGTTACGTGATGTTACTGCTGAAACAAATTTACAATCCAAATATAAAGATAAAACAATTCAATCTATTACAGATCCTTTGACTGGTCTGTATACCAGACGATATTTTGAAGAACAAATTGATAAAGAAATAGAACGCTGCAAAAGCAATAATATTATACCAAAATTAAGCGTTATTATGTTTGACTTAGATAAATTTAAATCCGTCAATGATACCTATGGCCATCAAGCCGGTGATTTTGTTTTGGCTGAAACAGCAAGAATATTAAAGACACAAAGTCGGCGTTCAGATGTTTTGGGACGGTATGGTGGCGAGGAATTACTTGTTTTGATTTTTGATACATCCGAACGCGGAGCTGCGGTGGCAGCGGAAAAATTTAGACAGGCCATTCAAAATAATGAATATGTTTTTAATGGTACAAGAATTCCTGTTACAACAAGCGTTGGTGTGACTCTAATTAAAGGTGTTGACGATACAAAAGAAAATGCTGTTAAACGAGCAGATGAATGCTTGTATCAGGCAAAAGAGAGTGGAAGAAATGTTGTGATAGTAGATTTTGGTCAAGGTCGTATTCCTGCGCAGACATTTTTAGGAACCAATCCTGAAGTTTAA
- a CDS encoding DUF2079 domain-containing protein codes for MNVSKFNFPKYILIFFFCFFTVKSIIVPWTFFVNTSFRMDFYDLGLISDFLANTGKGKTFFIDTYGISHLSLHWTPTLFLLVPFYKFFESQFLTVILGNILGCFSIIYFLTFIYRKILSKFTNKLFLISSTIFLSLLFFSNKFINANFVAGHFEIIYFSFSLLTLTMLLENRSFLTISIPLILALGVREDMGLFLSFQLLSLLFIPKNIIPLEKKTKFNILYMIILCTVVVILNLTVFMPLMRADKAYWINRFWSHWGNSGTEVVFNVLTHPLEVLIALKSSGITGFNEAFYYLGVFNPLQWICVHIPGMILFLSNATDKSHLFWYNSAMMLPGFYIASLAGMLVFYNFIRNKIPKYEYIFSGLLILLSIILLIRINRASNSEDYKLKYSNKLEHFDKVLNNIKKFCKKEPQIFATDHKTFSFLPNSKTKYLLDKSEKAEVVIIATPENFKFASDRCDNNIENVNCLINYNNSLEKITQNSNFKSIYQDKYYQVFYDSSKIECK; via the coding sequence ATGAATGTTTCAAAATTTAATTTCCCCAAATATATTCTGATATTTTTTTTCTGTTTTTTTACTGTAAAATCAATTATTGTTCCTTGGACTTTTTTTGTAAATACAAGCTTTAGAATGGATTTTTATGATCTTGGATTAATTTCTGATTTTCTTGCAAATACAGGAAAAGGAAAAACGTTTTTTATAGATACTTATGGTATTAGTCATTTGTCATTGCATTGGACACCAACTTTATTTCTACTAGTTCCTTTTTATAAGTTTTTTGAATCCCAATTTTTAACAGTTATTTTAGGAAATATATTAGGCTGTTTTTCAATTATCTACTTTTTAACATTCATTTATAGAAAAATATTAAGTAAATTTACTAATAAACTATTTCTAATAAGTTCAACTATTTTTCTATCCCTCTTGTTTTTTTCTAATAAATTTATCAATGCCAATTTTGTTGCTGGGCATTTTGAAATCATATATTTTTCATTTTCTTTGTTAACTTTAACCATGTTACTTGAAAATAGATCTTTTTTAACAATTTCTATCCCTCTTATTCTTGCACTTGGAGTGCGAGAAGATATGGGTTTATTTCTTTCTTTTCAATTACTTTCTCTTTTGTTTATTCCAAAAAATATCATACCGTTAGAAAAAAAGACTAAATTTAATATACTTTATATGATTATTCTTTGTACAGTTGTAGTAATTTTAAATTTAACTGTTTTTATGCCACTCATGAGAGCAGATAAAGCTTATTGGATTAATAGATTTTGGTCGCATTGGGGAAATTCTGGTACTGAAGTTGTATTTAATGTTTTAACTCATCCGTTAGAAGTTCTTATAGCTTTAAAAAGTTCTGGTATAACTGGATTTAATGAAGCATTTTATTATTTAGGAGTATTTAATCCCCTACAATGGATTTGCGTGCATATTCCTGGGATGATCTTATTTCTTTCCAATGCAACTGATAAAAGTCATCTTTTTTGGTATAACTCAGCCATGATGCTTCCAGGATTTTATATCGCATCCCTTGCTGGAATGCTTGTTTTTTATAATTTTATTAGGAATAAAATACCAAAATATGAATATATTTTTTCAGGTTTATTAATATTATTGTCTATTATATTATTAATTAGAATAAATAGAGCATCAAACTCGGAAGATTACAAACTAAAATATAGTAATAAACTAGAACATTTTGATAAAGTTTTAAATAATATAAAGAAGTTTTGCAAAAAAGAACCGCAAATTTTTGCCACAGATCATAAAACTTTTTCTTTTCTGCCAAATTCTAAAACTAAGTATCTTTTGGATAAATCTGAAAAAGCAGAAGTAGTAATCATTGCAACCCCTGAAAATTTTAAATTTGCAAGTGATAGATGTGATAACAATATCGAAAATGTAAATTGTCTTATTAATTATAATAATTCTCTTGAGAAGATAACACAAAATAGTAATTTTAAATCTATATATCAAGATAAATATTATCAAGTATTTTATGATAGTAGTAAGATTGAATGTAAATAA
- a CDS encoding tetratricopeptide repeat protein: protein MKIDHSKELEKKLKILVVESSIELRSFYSGAIKKSAYFDVQSAANHTDALQILSNDFENYHFILFNWQSSSIPISVFIQNIRRNFNYDHIELIAFAQNLNEEDAFLFSELEIHYTIPKIVNGAQLLKKLEEIRNDYHFFHPVLRKINELKHCIHIEDLEKCEEIIQDPKIQHKILHNHKYLYLHGEVLILQKKYTEAIKFFEDILKDRSKINQIETLRTMSALGKAYCLAGKNNEALMIYEKLEAKSPRNLNHKIMVGEALLGLEETYKAEAKFHEILEKSPKDKQALTGMVKSNSIAGKYDIARSFFDQIEGEFESKSLASYFNNRGVLLIKKNNFNEAVAFYKNALYFFKKHRGLISFNLGMAYYRNHNIEAAAEFFEDAIKTLDDQQISQKVLLKAFKEEGAVNFIAKYKLKKVG from the coding sequence ATGAAGATAGATCATTCAAAAGAATTAGAAAAAAAGTTAAAAATTCTTGTTGTTGAAAGCTCAATTGAACTGAGATCTTTTTATTCTGGAGCCATTAAAAAAAGTGCGTACTTTGATGTACAATCTGCAGCAAATCATACGGATGCTTTACAAATTTTAAGTAATGATTTTGAAAATTATCATTTTATTTTATTTAATTGGCAGTCTTCATCTATTCCCATAAGTGTTTTTATTCAAAATATACGGAGAAATTTTAACTACGATCACATTGAATTAATAGCTTTTGCCCAAAACTTAAATGAAGAAGATGCATTTCTTTTTTCTGAACTAGAAATTCACTACACAATTCCTAAAATTGTAAATGGTGCACAGTTACTTAAAAAACTAGAAGAAATAAGAAACGATTACCATTTTTTTCATCCTGTACTTCGCAAAATTAATGAATTAAAACATTGTATTCATATTGAAGATTTAGAAAAATGTGAAGAAATTATTCAAGATCCAAAAATTCAACACAAAATTCTCCACAATCACAAATATTTATACCTACATGGTGAAGTATTAATATTACAAAAAAAATACACTGAAGCCATAAAATTTTTTGAGGATATTTTAAAAGATAGAAGTAAAATTAATCAAATAGAAACATTACGCACAATGAGTGCATTAGGTAAAGCTTACTGTCTTGCTGGAAAAAATAATGAAGCATTAATGATATATGAAAAATTAGAAGCCAAAAGCCCTAGAAACTTAAACCATAAAATTATGGTAGGTGAAGCTTTGCTAGGATTAGAAGAAACTTACAAAGCTGAAGCTAAATTTCATGAAATACTTGAAAAATCACCAAAAGATAAACAGGCTTTAACAGGTATGGTTAAATCAAATTCAATTGCTGGAAAATATGATATTGCAAGATCTTTTTTTGATCAAATCGAAGGAGAGTTTGAAAGTAAATCATTGGCTAGTTACTTTAATAATCGAGGAGTGCTTTTAATTAAGAAAAATAACTTTAATGAAGCAGTGGCATTTTACAAAAACGCTTTATATTTCTTTAAAAAACATAGAGGTTTAATAAGTTTTAATTTAGGTATGGCCTATTATCGCAATCATAATATTGAGGCCGCTGCAGAGTTTTTTGAAGATGCTATTAAAACGTTAGATGATCAACAAATTTCTCAGAAAGTGTTACTTAAAGCTTTTAAAGAAGAAGGCGCAGTAAACTTTATAGCAAAATATAAATTAAAAAAAGTTGGTTAA
- a CDS encoding RNA polymerase sigma factor, with product MDNINCIESIIEVELNWNEEFVLYSKKHWDGMYRFCFSLCNSKLLSEDIHQTSLLKALKAFPKFLLNYKNPIISKEDISVLFLSAEIQYHFKNWLYRIVKNTYIDEQQLHKKWKFDYSEETLQSLSTESLELSDLSANKNDDLQKNEKEFYRLALDDNWKKRFSELNDRQRSVIYLAAEDYSYKEISSILGIPIGTVMSTLSRALNKLKNTPTGRE from the coding sequence ATGGATAATATAAATTGCATTGAATCAATCATAGAAGTTGAGCTGAATTGGAATGAAGAATTTGTTCTTTATTCCAAAAAACATTGGGATGGGATGTACAGATTTTGTTTTAGCTTATGTAACAGCAAGCTACTTTCAGAAGACATTCATCAAACCTCTTTATTGAAAGCATTAAAGGCTTTCCCAAAGTTTTTATTAAATTATAAAAATCCTATCATATCTAAAGAAGATATCTCCGTTCTTTTCTTATCAGCAGAAATTCAATACCACTTTAAAAATTGGCTCTATAGAATTGTTAAAAACACATATATTGACGAACAGCAATTACATAAAAAATGGAAATTTGATTACTCTGAAGAAACACTTCAAAGCCTTAGCACAGAGAGCCTAGAACTCAGTGATTTGAGTGCAAATAAAAACGATGATCTGCAAAAAAATGAAAAGGAGTTTTATAGATTAGCTTTAGATGACAATTGGAAAAAACGTTTTTCTGAATTAAATGACAGGCAAAGAAGTGTCATCTATCTGGCTGCCGAAGACTACTCATATAAAGAAATATCATCAATCTTAGGAATTCCTATAGGAACAGTCATGAGCACATTGTCAAGAGCATTAAATAAACTAAAAAATACTCCTACAGGTAGGGAATAA